The Hymenobacter oligotrophus genome segment TGATTATTGCCGTTATCCTGGGCTTCTTCGGCACGGGTCCGGTTCAAAACTTTGCCGTAACGCTGGGTATTGGCGTGTTCACCTCGTTCCTGTCGGCCGTGTTCGTGTCGCGCCTCATCATCGAGTGGCTCACTAAGGGCAAGGAAAGCACTGCCATCACGTTCTCCACGTTCCTGTCGCGCAAGCTGTTCCAAGGCGTTAATTTCGACATCGTAGGCAAGCGCAAAATCGCCTACTTGGCTTCCACGGTGTACATCATCATCGGCTTTGTACTGATGGCCGTGCAAGGCGGCCCCAACCTCGGGGTTGACTTCCGCGGCGGCCGTGCTTACATCGTTGATTTTGGCAAGGTAGAACCCGCCGACAAAGTGCGCTCGGCCCTGCTCGACGACTTTCAGAACGCCGGCACCGAGGTGAAAACTTACGGTGCGGCCAACCGCCTGCGCATCACCACCGGCTACTTGGCCGAAGACGAATCGGCGGAAGCCGACAACAAGGTGCAGCAAGCGTTGCTGAACGGCTTGAAGGAATTTGGTGCCGACAACCCGCAAATCCGCAGCACCTCGAAAGTGGGCGCTACCATTGCCGACGACATCAAGAAAACCTCGGTATTGAGCCTGGGCCTCACGCTGTTGGCCATCTTCGTGTACGTACTGTTCCGCTTCGAAAAGTGGCAGTACTCGATGGCGGCAGTAGTGGCCTTGTTCCACGACGCGCTGTTCGTAATTGCTACCTACCCCATTGCGCGGGCCCTAGGTGTGAACTACGAAATGGATCAGGTGTTCGTGGCGGCCGTGCTTACGGTGCTGGGCTACTCCATGAACGACACCGTGGTTATCTACGACCGTATCCGCGAGTACCTGCACGAGAACCCCAAGCTGACGTTTGCCCAAGTGGTGAACCCCGCGCTGAACAGCACGTTCTCGCGCACGATGATTACGGCCACCACCGTACTGCTGGTAGTAGTGGTGCTGTACATCTTCGGCGGCGAAACGCTGCGTTCGTTCTCCTTCGCCATGATTGTGGGTATGATCATCGGTACGTACTCGTCGCTGTTCATCGCCGCGCCGCTGATCCTCGACACCTACGGCCGCAAGGAGAAAGACCGACTGAGCGAAGGCTCGGAAACAGGTGCTCCGAAGCTTTCGACGGCTGTGCAGTAATCCTACGGCTAAGCCTAATGCAACAAAGCCCGACCTGTGCAGGTCGGGCTTTGTTTTTTGTGGGCGGGGGTTTCTGATTTGCTCGCTAGCCTAGGTCGTCGTTGGCTCGGGCAAGTTGAGACATCTCGCGTGCTGATGCCGGATAGTGTAACACTCACCCCCTCTTTGGGAGAGGGGGCCGGGGGTGAGGTCCCAACGTGATAAGGTCCTTCGGCTGGCGCCTCAGGATGACAGTAGAGGGAGCAAGCAGCAGCAAATCGTACTACGGCCACTGGATGGAAAACAGAACGGCCCGGAGCATCTGCCCCGGGCCGTTTTGTTTTCCATCCAGTCAGCCGAAGCAGTAGGTTTTAGAAGCCGCCGGTTACGCCTTCGGCTACTACTTCTTTCACCTCGGGCACCATGCGCTTCAGAAGGTTCTCGATGCCCGATTTCAGGGTAACGGTAGCCGAGGGGCAGCCCGAGCACGAGCCTTGCAGGTTCACCGTCACGATGCCGTCGTTGTAGCTCTTGAAGGTGATGTTGCCACCGTCTTGCTCCACGGCGGGGCGCACGTAGTTATCGAGCAGGTCGATGATTTTTTGGGACGTAGCCTGGTCTTCGGCCGAGCCCTCGGCGCCGGCAGCCACTTGGGCCGCGCGCTGCTCTTCGGCCGGGTCGACGGTGAAAATGGGGCCACCGGCCTCCACGTAGGACTTCAGGAAGGTGCGCAGTTCCGGAATCAGCTGCGTCCAGGTGTGCTCGGTGGTTTTGGTTACGGTTACGAAATTAGCAGCGATGAACACGCGGCCCACGTAATCGAACTTAAACAACTCCTGGGCCAGCGGCGAGTAGGCCGCGGCTTCGGCATCGGGGTAGTCAACGCTCACACCCTCGCGCACAAGCTGCGAGTTGAGCACAAATTTCATCGACTCGGGGTTGGGCGAGGCTTCGGCGTAAATCGACACCGAGCCGGCGGGGGCAGTAGTATTCATGGTGATACAGTGCTTCTTGGTACGAGGGGAAGGCCGCGCAGTAGCGCTTATGGTGTATAACCGCAACGAGCTGCCTACGGTTGCAAAAGTAGAGGTTTACCGGCAGTTGCCGATGCCCGGTAACCGCACCGGTACCTAGGGGCTACACGCGGCTGGCGCGGGCGCGCAACAGCATGTCGGCCAGCACCAACGCTGTCATGGCATCCACAATGGGCACGGCGCGGGGCAACACGCACGGGTCGTGGCGGCCGCGGCCGGCCAGCTCAACGGCCTCGCCTTGGTTGTTGATGGTTTGTTGCGGCTGCAGAATGGTGGCCACCGGCTTAAACGCCACCCGGAAGTAGATATCCTGCCCGTTGCTGATGCCGCCCTGGATGCCGCCCGAGTGGTTGGTGCGGGTGCGCACCCGCCCGGCTTCGTCGGTATAAAAGGCGTCGTTATGCTCCGAGCCAAACAATAACGTACCCGCAAAGCCCGAGCCGTACTCGAAGGCCTTTACGGCGTTGATGCTCAGCATGGCTTTGCCCAGCTCGGCGTGCAGCTTATCGAACACCGGTTCGCCCAAGCCAGCCGGCACGCCCGTGGCCACGCCCGTAACGATACCGCCCACAGTGTCGTGCCGGTCGCGGGTTTGGCGGATAAGCTCGGCCATGCGCTCGGCGGTTTCGGGGTGGGGGCAGCGCACCAGGTTCGAGTCGATCAGCCCTAGGTCGAGCTGCTCGTAGCCAACCGGCACAGCCACGGCACCTACCTGCGATACGTAGCTGCGTACCCGAATGCCGTGGTGCTGCAGCAGCTGCATGGCCACGGCGCCGGCCGCCACGCGGGCTGCCGT includes the following:
- a CDS encoding NifU family protein, with the protein product MNTTAPAGSVSIYAEASPNPESMKFVLNSQLVREGVSVDYPDAEAAAYSPLAQELFKFDYVGRVFIAANFVTVTKTTEHTWTQLIPELRTFLKSYVEAGGPIFTVDPAEEQRAAQVAAGAEGSAEDQATSQKIIDLLDNYVRPAVEQDGGNITFKSYNDGIVTVNLQGSCSGCPSATVTLKSGIENLLKRMVPEVKEVVAEGVTGGF
- the aroC gene encoding chorismate synthase, which codes for MSNSFGTLFRISTFGESHGPGIGVVIDGCPAGLAVNVADIQAALDRRRPGQSELTTPRSEADQVEVLSGLFEGQTTGTPIGLFIRNADQRSHDYSHIQNAYRPSHADYTYDQKYGHRDYRGGGRSSARETAARVAAGAVAMQLLQHHGIRVRSYVSQVGAVAVPVGYEQLDLGLIDSNLVRCPHPETAERMAELIRQTRDRHDTVGGIVTGVATGVPAGLGEPVFDKLHAELGKAMLSINAVKAFEYGSGFAGTLLFGSEHNDAFYTDEAGRVRTRTNHSGGIQGGISNGQDIYFRVAFKPVATILQPQQTINNQGEAVELAGRGRHDPCVLPRAVPIVDAMTALVLADMLLRARASRV